The Acidobacteriota bacterium genome contains the following window.
GCGACCGACACCGAAGATCCGTCCGCACCGCAGAAGATGTTTACCGGCGATACGCTCTTTATCGGCGATGTGGGCCGCCCTGATCTGATCGGATCGAAGGGCTTTACGGCGGAGCAGATGGGCGGGATGCTCTATGATTCGCTCCACGAAAAGATCCTGACGTTACCGGACGAAACCGAGGTCTATCCGGCCCACGGAGCCGGAAGCCTTTGCGGCAAATCGCTCTCGAAAGAAACATGGTCGACCCTCGGCAATCAGCGCAAGTTCAACTACGCTTTGCAGCCGATGACGAAAGAGCAGTTCGTAAAGATCGTCGCCGCCGACCAACCGGAGGTTCCCGCGTATTTTCCAAAAAGTGCAGCTAAAAATCTCGAAGGTTCAGCTCCGCTGACGGATCTGGCGAAACCGCAAGAATTTTCAACCGAGGAAATACAGGCTTTTGACGGTGTCGTGATCGACATTCGGCAGAATCTCGAATACGGCGAAAAGCACATCCCGAATTCTATAAATATAGGCCTCGGCGGCCAATTTGCGTCGTGGGCCGGAACGCTCGTGCCGATCGGAACGCCGATCGCGATCGTTGCCGACAACGAAACTCAGGTCGATGAGGCCTGCACGCGGCTCGCCCGCGTCGGGCATGAAACGGTGACCGGCTTCATCCTGCTCCACAATTACAAAGGCGAGACGAAAAGCATCGAACAAGTGTCGGTAAACGAGGTCAGCGAACTGACGCAAACCGAGAAATATCTCCAATTCGTCGACGTCCGCCGCCCGGCCGAGCACGCCGCCGGGCATGCTGACAGGACCATTAATATACCGCTTGACCGGCTGGCGGTGGATTTTGACAAACTCGATCCGAACACACCGACTTACGTGATCTGCCAGGGCGGATATCGTTCAAGTCTCGGGACAAGCATTTTGGAAAATGCCGGGTTTCGAAAAATATTTAACGTAACCGGCGGAACCGCCGCGTGGATCGAGGCTGGACTCGAAACAAAGATCTCGGCGACCGCCTGCGCCAACTCTAAGTAGGAGAGCTTATGAAGTACTTACTAGTTATTACTTTTGCCATACTTTTCGTTACGGGCTGTGACAAAGCCTCGACAAAAAATACTGATTCCGGCGTTCCAAATGTCGCGACCGAAATAAAAGAGATCTCGCCGGCCGCCGCTCAAACCGCTGTTTCGAAGGCTTACTCGCAGTTCATTGATGTTAGGACCTCTGAGGAATATGGGGGCGGTCACGCCGCTCGAGCCGAAAATATCCCACTCGATACGCTTACCGCCAGTTTCGACAAACTCGAAAAAAACGAGCCAGTGTACCTGATCTGTCAGACAGGAAACCGGTCAAAGAAGGCGGCTGAAATTCTGAAGGATGCAGGATTTAATAACGTCCTCAACGTCACCGGCGGAACGGTAGCATGGCAGGCCGCCGGCTTGCCGATGGAGACAAGGCCGCCTCACAATATACCGCCGCCAAAATAGACGTTGGAAATATTTTACCTGTTTGTCAGTTCGTAAAAGGTCTGGTGCGCAGCCGGAAAAAACCATGAGAAGTAGTTTCTGGCGGGATTATAGGCCGGCGACAAAGTCAGAATTCACCCTTTCAGGACGATCATATGAGTACAAACTTTGACCCCAGCAACGCAATACAAGATTTTCTGGTGTTTGGTGAGTTTGGTGACGTAAACCCGTCGATCACCGATTCGTCTACTTTTACTTTCATGACCCCGGACCGCATGGAAGAGCTTTTCGACCATGAGATCGAAGGGTGTTTTCTGTATTCGCGGCACTGGAACCCGACGAACAAGTTTCTCTCCGACGCACTTGCCCGGATGGAAGACAGCGAATCGGCACAGGCAAAGGCCTCCGGAATGGCTGCGATCTCGTCCACTATCGTGCAATTATGCGACAGCGGTGACGAGATCATCTCATCCAGAACGATATACGGCGGAACCTACGCGTTATTCAAGAATTTCCTTCCCCGATTCCGTATTACGACCCATTTCACCGATCTCGCTGACCTCGAAAAGGTTCGCTCACTCATAACCGACAAGACCAGGGTGATCTATTGCGAATCGATGAGCAACCCGCTGCTCGAGGTGGCTGATATCCCTTCTCTGTCGGCACTTTGTAAGAAGCACGGCATTAAACTCGTGGTCGATAACACCTTTAGCCCGATGATACTTTCGCCGATACGGCACGGGGCGGATGTCGTCGTCCACAGCCTGACGAAATACATCAACGGTACTAGTGACTGTGTCGCCGGTGCAGTCTGCGCGAGCGATGAGTTTATTCATCGGTTAACGGATATCAATTCGGGAGCTTCCATGCTGCTGGGCGCCGTTCTCGACAGCACCAGGGCGGCGAGCATCTTAAAAAACATGCATTCGCTGCATTTGCGCATGCGCCAGCATAGTGTGAACGCGATGTTCCTGGCAGAAAGTCTGCGGGCTCTCGGCCTGAATGTCTATTACCCGGGTTTGCCGGAACATCCGCAGCATGAGCTTCTGACACGCCTAATGAATCCCGGATACGGTTATGGCGGAATGCTTGCTGTTGATGTAGGCACGCTTGGCAGTGCAAACGATCTAATGACCCGAATGCAGCAGGAAAAGGTCGGATATCTCGCCGTGAGCCTCGGGTATTTTAAGACCCTTTTCAGCGCTCCCGGGCACAGCACATCCTCTGAAATACCGATCGAGGAACGCGAAGCGATGGGCCTGAGCGAGGGGCTTGTGCGGTTTTCGGTCGGACTCGATAACAATATCGGCCTTTCGTTCGAACGTATCAAACGCTGCCTTACGGATATCGGCGTCATTTAGTATTAGTAAAAGGATTCAAGTATGTATTCTTCGGTTTTGACGTCCGATCATCTTTTTTCATTCACAAAACTGATATAAAATCAGGTTGTGTCTCGAAATCAAATTTATGTCAGAAGCAACAGAAAAAGCAGTTGGAACACGTATTGAGACTGACTCGATGGGTGAGATCGAGGTGCCGAATTCGGCGTATTGGGGAGCTCAGACGCAGCGGTCGCTGAAGCATTTCGATATCGGGTTCGATGTCATGCCGCGTGAGGTGATCAGGGCTCTCGGAATTCTGAAAAAAGCCGCCGCGATCGTGAACAACGACCTCGGGAAATTGCCCGATGACAAGCTCGCTCTCATTATTCAGGCCGCGGACGAGGTGATCGAGGGTAAGCTCGACGCGCATTTTCC
Protein-coding sequences here:
- a CDS encoding MBL fold metallo-hydrolase, which produces MYFKQFYLGCLSHASYYIGSGTEAAIIDPQRDVQQYIEEAASHGQQIKYIIETHSHADFVSGHVELAAKTGAEIVYGQRANTQFPTHKVSDGDELHVGAIALKFLETPGHTPEGITIVATDTEDPSAPQKMFTGDTLFIGDVGRPDLIGSKGFTAEQMGGMLYDSLHEKILTLPDETEVYPAHGAGSLCGKSLSKETWSTLGNQRKFNYALQPMTKEQFVKIVAADQPEVPAYFPKSAAKNLEGSAPLTDLAKPQEFSTEEIQAFDGVVIDIRQNLEYGEKHIPNSINIGLGGQFASWAGTLVPIGTPIAIVADNETQVDEACTRLARVGHETVTGFILLHNYKGETKSIEQVSVNEVSELTQTEKYLQFVDVRRPAEHAAGHADRTINIPLDRLAVDFDKLDPNTPTYVICQGGYRSSLGTSILENAGFRKIFNVTGGTAAWIEAGLETKISATACANSK
- a CDS encoding rhodanese-like domain-containing protein; amino-acid sequence: MKYLLVITFAILFVTGCDKASTKNTDSGVPNVATEIKEISPAAAQTAVSKAYSQFIDVRTSEEYGGGHAARAENIPLDTLTASFDKLEKNEPVYLICQTGNRSKKAAEILKDAGFNNVLNVTGGTVAWQAAGLPMETRPPHNIPPPK
- a CDS encoding aminotransferase class I/II-fold pyridoxal phosphate-dependent enzyme, with amino-acid sequence MSTNFDPSNAIQDFLVFGEFGDVNPSITDSSTFTFMTPDRMEELFDHEIEGCFLYSRHWNPTNKFLSDALARMEDSESAQAKASGMAAISSTIVQLCDSGDEIISSRTIYGGTYALFKNFLPRFRITTHFTDLADLEKVRSLITDKTRVIYCESMSNPLLEVADIPSLSALCKKHGIKLVVDNTFSPMILSPIRHGADVVVHSLTKYINGTSDCVAGAVCASDEFIHRLTDINSGASMLLGAVLDSTRAASILKNMHSLHLRMRQHSVNAMFLAESLRALGLNVYYPGLPEHPQHELLTRLMNPGYGYGGMLAVDVGTLGSANDLMTRMQQEKVGYLAVSLGYFKTLFSAPGHSTSSEIPIEEREAMGLSEGLVRFSVGLDNNIGLSFERIKRCLTDIGVI